One Solea solea chromosome 5, fSolSol10.1, whole genome shotgun sequence genomic window carries:
- the LOC131459609 gene encoding membrane progestin receptor gamma-B-like has translation MLSLLKLPRVFTINQVPKVFHEDSIISGYRHPRSSATDCIRSLFQLTNETLNIWTHFLPTWYFLWKLVTVMVMQTAWQDAFTWPLVIFLFSCCVYPLASSCAHTFSSMSVRARHICFFFDYAALSFYSLGSAFIYSAYVFPDKWVNSFFHRCYIPIALFNTVICTALSCYSRLGLPFLQYNHDIVKRFPECQRPRFSKCLRVFAFAYPYLFDNIPLFYRVFLCVGDGCTDNDTNFLHYHHITLAFLTGFLFATHLPERLAPGSFDFIGHSHQLFHVCGILGTHFQMNAVEQDMVTRRSWLLQNSIPITFFSTVGVALLCLVVNLIIIMLYSLPLLSAPVCPEKKSAKS, from the exons ATGCTCAGCCTCCTTAAATTACCACGAGTCTTCACCATCAATCAAGTTCCCAAA GTTTTCCATGAGGACAGCATCATCTCTGGGTACCGACACCCCCGCAGCTCAGCCACAGACTGCATCCGCAGCCTGTTCCAGCTGACCAATGAGACGCTCAACATCTGGACCCACTTTCTACCCACCTG GTACTTCCTATGGAAACTGGTGACCGTGATGGTGATGCAGACGGCATGGCAGGATGCCTTCACCTGGCCGCTGGTCATCTTCCTGTTCTCGTGCTGCGTTTATCCGCTGGCGTCCAGCTGTGCTCACACCTTCAGCAGCATGTCGGTGCGGGCGCGCCACATCTGCTTCTTCTTCGACTACGCCGCCCTCAGCTTCTACAGCCTGG GGTCAGCGTTCATCTATTCAGCGTATGTTTTCCCGGACAAGTGGGTGAACAGCTTCTTCCACCGGTGCTACATCCCCATCGCTCTGTTCAACACTGTCATCTGCACCGCCCTTTCCTGCTACTCCAG GCTTGGTTTACCATTTCTGCAATATAATCATGACATCGTAAAGAG ATTTCCTGAGTGTCAGCGTCCGAGGTTCAGCAAATGTCTCCGTGTTTTTGCCTTTGCCTACCCCTACCTGTTCGACAACATTCCACTGTTCTACAGG gtgtttctgtgtgtgggaGATGGCTGCACAGACAATGATACCAACTTCCTCCACTATCACCACATCACCTTGGCTTTCctcactggcttcctgtttgCCACACACTTGCCCGAGCGCCTGGCACCTGGCAGCTTCGACTTCATAG GTCACAGCCATCAACTCTTCCACGTGTGCGGCATCCTCGGCACTCACTTCCAGATGAATGCGGTGGAGCAGGACATGGTGACGCGGCGCTCCTGGCTCCTCCAAAACTCCATTCCCATTACATTCTTCAGCACAGTGGGTGTAGCACTGCTCTGCCTGGTGGTGAACTTGATCATTATCATGCTCTACAGTCTCCCGCTCCTCTCTGCACCAGTTTGCCCAGAAAAGAAATCTGCTAAAAGTTGA
- the ero1a gene encoding ERO1-like protein alpha, whose amino-acid sequence MKPVVFFFFSSLLLLLLLVSRSADSRCFCQVTGNLDDCACDVETIDGFNNEQLFPKLQKLLESDYFRFYKVNLNKPCPFWTVTGHCGLRDCAVKPCSPNEVPEGIRSAPHNKYAEEANMQLDECERTQQLGAVDVSLSEETREALREWSKHDDDAERFCVADDEESPDSQHVDLLLNPERFTGYRGPEAWHIWNNIYEENCFKPYAVKRPLTSDPFHSISGGEVRTFYSWLQGQCVEKRAFYRLISGLHASINIHLSARYLLEDNWFQKWGHNVTEFRQRFDEELTAGEGPKRLRNLYFLYLIELRALAKALPFFQQPSFQLYTGRTKQDQEHKELLLQVLQLTRSFPLHFDETSLFAGDENEAAKLKEDIRLSFLNISRIMDCVGCFKCRLWGKVQTQGLGTALKILFSERQIEALPTSGKQRPSFQLSRQEIVSLLNAFGRISTSIRELKNFRTLLVEDR is encoded by the exons ATGAAGCCggtggtcttcttcttcttctcctccctcctcctcctcctgctcctggtgTCCAGATCTGCAGACAGCAGGTGTTTCTGTCAG GTCACAGGCAACCTGGATGACTGTGCTTGTGATGTGGAGACCATTGACGGCTTCAACAATGAACAGCTTTTTCCCAAACTACAAAAACTTTTAGAGTCTGATTACTTCAGGTTCTACAAG GTGAACCTGAATAAGCCATGTCCCTTCTGGACAGTCACTGGCCACTGTGGTCTGAGGGACTGTGCTGTAAAACCCTGCTCCCCC AACGAGGTGCCCGAGGGGATTAGATCAGCACCCCATAATAAG TATGCAGAAGAAGCAAACATGCAGCTGGATGAGTGTGAGAGGACGCAGCAACTTGGAGCTGTGGACGTCTCTTTAAG CGAAGAGACGCGAGAGGCTCTGCGTGAGTGGAgcaaacatgatgatgatgcagagcGCTTCTGTGTGGCTGACG ATGAGGAGTCTCCAGACTCACAGCATGTCGACCTGCTGCTGAACCCGGAGCGATTCACGGGCTACAGAGGACCTGAGGCCTGGCACATCTGGAATAATATCTATGAGGAGAACTGCTTCAA ACCATACGCTGTCAAGCGACCACTCACTTCGGACCCCTTCCATAGCATCTCAGGAGGTGAAG TGAGGACCTTCTACAGCTGGCTGCAAG gTCAGTGTGTGGAGAAGAGAGCTTTCTACCGCCTCATCTCTGGCCTCCACGCCAGCATCAACATACACCTGAGCGCCAGGTACCTGCTGGAAG ACAACTGGTTTCAGAAGTGGGGTCACAATGTTACAGAGTTCAGGCAGCGCTTTGATGAGGAGCTGACAGCAGGCGAGGGGCCCAAGAGGCTCCGCAACCTCTACTTCCTGTACCTGATAGAGCTGCGGGCGCTGGCCAAAGCACTGCCATTCTTCCAGCAGCCGTCCTTCCAGCTGTACACTGGTAGAACCAAACAGGACCAGGAGcacaaagagctgctgctgcaggtcctGCAGCTGACAAG atCTTTCCCTCTACACTTTGATGAAACTTCCCTGTTTGCGGGTGATGAAAACGAAGCAGCCAAACTCAAG GAGGACATCAGACTGTCATTCCTCAACATCTCTCGGATCATGGACTGTGTCGGCTGCTTCAAATGTCGACTGTGGGGGAAAGTGCAG ACTCAAGGATTAGGCACAGCACTGAAGATTTTGTTTTCAGAGCGCCAGATTGAAGCTCTGCCCACTTCAGGCAAACAACGACCTAGTTTCCAGCTCAGCCGGCAGGAGATCGTCTCCCTGCTCAATGCCTTTGGAAG AATTTCCACGAGCATCCGAGAACTGAAGAACTTCAGGACGCTGCTAGTAGAGGATCGGTGA